One Ktedonobacteraceae bacterium genomic region harbors:
- the gcvPB gene encoding aminomethyl-transferring glycine dehydrogenase subunit GcvPB, which yields MSVEKLIFEKGAPGRRAATMTTMDVPAESLESMIPAGMIREEPAPLPEVSEIEIVRHYTHLSQRNFGVDTGFYPLGSCTMKYNPKINEDMAALPGFAHIHPLQPDSTVQGAIQLVYELEQYLAEISGMTRVTLQPSAGAHGELTGLMLIKAFHESNGQGHRNLVLIPDNAHGTNPASATLADYKAVEVKTDPRTGGIEMEHLKALLDANAANIAAIMMTNPNTLGLFDSKIVEIATLVHEVGGQLYYDGANANAVLGITRPGDMGFDVVHFNLHKTCSTPHGGGGPGAGPIGVKEHLVPFLPGPLPAKGENGYYWEDAGPQSIGKVRANKGNFGVLVRAYTYIRTYGPDGLLHVSQSAILNANYLKQQLAADYEIAFPQICQHEFVATARRQKEESGVTALDVAKRILDFGMYAPTVYFPLIVHEALMIEPTETETRETLDYFVSVMHQIAEEARTNPEIVKTAPHTTPVGRLDQALAARKPNLRWTPGQEVTH from the coding sequence ATGAGCGTCGAGAAATTGATTTTTGAGAAGGGCGCGCCTGGTCGCAGGGCCGCCACCATGACAACCATGGATGTGCCGGCGGAATCGCTGGAGAGCATGATACCCGCAGGCATGATCCGCGAAGAGCCTGCGCCACTGCCGGAGGTCAGCGAAATAGAGATCGTGCGCCATTACACGCACCTGTCGCAGCGCAACTTCGGCGTCGATACCGGCTTCTACCCGCTCGGCTCCTGCACTATGAAATACAATCCCAAGATCAACGAGGACATGGCCGCGCTGCCCGGTTTCGCCCACATCCATCCCTTGCAGCCGGACAGCACCGTGCAGGGCGCGATCCAGCTCGTCTACGAGCTTGAGCAATATCTTGCCGAGATTTCAGGCATGACCCGCGTCACCTTGCAGCCCTCCGCGGGCGCGCATGGAGAGCTGACCGGCCTGATGCTGATCAAGGCCTTTCACGAAAGCAACGGGCAGGGACATCGCAACCTGGTGCTGATTCCCGATAACGCGCACGGCACCAACCCCGCCAGCGCCACGCTTGCCGATTATAAAGCCGTCGAGGTCAAGACCGACCCCAGGACGGGCGGCATCGAGATGGAGCACCTGAAAGCCTTGCTGGACGCGAATGCTGCCAATATCGCCGCCATCATGATGACCAACCCCAATACATTGGGACTCTTCGACAGCAAGATCGTCGAGATCGCGACGCTGGTACACGAGGTAGGCGGGCAGCTCTACTATGACGGCGCTAACGCCAACGCCGTGCTCGGCATTACCCGCCCCGGCGATATGGGCTTCGACGTGGTGCATTTCAACCTGCACAAAACGTGCAGCACCCCGCATGGCGGCGGCGGCCCGGGAGCCGGTCCCATCGGCGTCAAAGAGCATCTCGTACCGTTCCTGCCGGGGCCGCTGCCGGCAAAAGGCGAAAACGGCTACTACTGGGAAGATGCCGGGCCGCAGTCCATCGGCAAGGTGCGCGCTAACAAGGGCAACTTCGGCGTGCTGGTGCGAGCGTATACCTACATTCGCACCTATGGCCCGGATGGATTGCTGCATGTCTCGCAGAGCGCCATCCTCAATGCCAACTACCTGAAGCAGCAACTGGCAGCCGACTATGAGATTGCTTTCCCACAGATATGCCAGCACGAATTCGTCGCCACTGCCCGGCGGCAGAAAGAGGAATCGGGCGTTACCGCGCTCGATGTTGCCAAGCGCATCCTCGACTTTGGCATGTACGCGCCAACCGTCTACTTCCCGCTCATCGTTCACGAGGCGCTGATGATCGAACCAACCGAAACGGAGACGCGGGAGACGCTGGACTACTTCGTGAGCGTCATGCACCAAATCGCGGAGGAGGCGCGCACCAACCCCGAAATCGTTAAAACCGCTCCCCATACCACCCCGGTTGGCAGGCTCGACCAGGCCCTCGCGGCCCGCAAGCCAAACCTCCGCTGGACGCCGGGGCAGGAGGTAACGCACTAA
- a CDS encoding C1 family peptidase: MPYQIKHYGWIPDLPDRRDLLYAAPFEVGQPLPPGVDLRPYCPPIYDQGQLGSCTANAIAAALEFDQIKENENPIFVPSRLFIYYNERVIEGTVNSDSGAQIRDGMKSVGNLGACSEDCWPYDITRFEEKPPDTCYQQALQHRAIVYKRVVQDIDQMKGCLASGLPFVFGFTVYQSFESPAVAQTGHAPMPGPDETVLGGHAVMAVGYDDANSWFIVRNSWGTSWGMAGYFTLPYDYVTNSNLASDFWVVNLVQ, encoded by the coding sequence ATGCCTTACCAGATTAAACATTACGGTTGGATACCGGACCTACCCGACAGGCGTGACTTACTCTACGCCGCGCCTTTTGAGGTGGGGCAGCCCCTTCCCCCAGGCGTCGACCTGCGTCCGTATTGCCCCCCGATTTATGACCAGGGCCAGCTGGGAAGTTGTACAGCCAACGCCATCGCCGCTGCCCTCGAATTTGACCAGATCAAAGAAAACGAGAATCCGATTTTCGTTCCATCGCGCCTCTTCATTTATTACAATGAGCGTGTGATCGAAGGAACCGTCAACTCGGACAGCGGCGCGCAGATTCGCGATGGCATGAAAAGCGTAGGAAATCTAGGGGCCTGTTCCGAAGACTGCTGGCCCTACGATATCACCAGATTCGAGGAGAAGCCGCCCGATACCTGCTACCAGCAGGCTCTCCAGCATCGTGCCATTGTTTACAAGCGAGTTGTGCAGGATATTGACCAGATGAAAGGCTGCCTGGCCTCGGGCCTTCCGTTCGTCTTTGGTTTCACCGTCTACCAGAGTTTCGAAAGCCCGGCGGTAGCCCAGACCGGTCACGCGCCCATGCCTGGGCCTGATGAGACGGTACTTGGCGGGCACGCGGTCATGGCGGTTGGTTATGACGACGCCAATAGCTGGTTCATTGTGCGCAATTCCTGGGGAACAAGCTGGGGCATGGCCGGCTACTTCACGCTCCCTTATGACTACGTGACGAATAGCAATCTGGCCAGCGACTTCTGGGTAGTCAACCTCGTACAGTAA
- a CDS encoding protease inhibitor I42 family protein, with protein sequence MQQCNESSNGQELDLQTGQKFEVRLPENPTSGFRWKLVSSGEPACEALEDVYEPPDPGIHGQEGMHYWRFEAVQAGYGQIELAYRRSWEPAENAARRFTLEIRVKE encoded by the coding sequence ATGCAACAATGCAATGAAAGCTCAAACGGGCAGGAATTAGACCTGCAAACCGGCCAGAAATTTGAAGTTCGCCTGCCTGAAAATCCTACCAGCGGTTTTCGTTGGAAATTGGTTTCCAGCGGTGAGCCGGCCTGCGAAGCGCTAGAAGATGTATATGAGCCGCCTGATCCTGGTATACATGGGCAGGAGGGTATGCATTACTGGCGCTTCGAGGCGGTGCAGGCTGGTTACGGGCAGATTGAACTTGCGTACCGGCGATCATGGGAACCCGCGGAAAATGCGGCGCGGCGATTTACGCTGGAGATCAGAGTTAAGGAATGA
- a CDS encoding divalent metal cation transporter produces the protein MPEEEYQDRTRAQEIDVNEIKPGMEVIDTKNLLGQSDLTKPRVEKVIHHRTGPIKSLLVRKGLIFKKKVELPADLIEIEKVEEKLEQGREPGEVVIEMTPQAEEVLAEQGLDIPANEPEPSQPAETGTGAVEEPEKITVRPRFLQMLRAIGPGFLMGMSGNDATAITTYAIDGATTGFGHLWLMVLTTPMYQAVEYTCAKIGRVTKMGLDDVLRTHYSHWAAIFAAVVLIIANVALIAGNLVAIGSGLQLITGVNWAWFVIPVAVILWYITVFSNFNMIKKIFIVMSAAFMTYIITAFISGADWRAALINSFVPHLSFDFNGISAALALLGATISPYSMYWQTSSEAEEKRTGTITQQLRSATTDVASGTIGGNLVSYFVIITTASTLFVHRQSIQTAADAANALGPLVGPFARYLFAIGLIGSGLIAIPVIAASTADAVADTFGWPAGLTDQPWQAEGFYLVLSFSLLASLVLALLRIDPIKLIFYANILVAVLAPILVIYLMIIANTRKIMGMHRVGWLTNFFLGLTALVLIAGSLLFFIALFSGQGGS, from the coding sequence ATGCCTGAAGAAGAGTATCAAGACAGGACAAGAGCGCAAGAAATAGATGTAAACGAAATCAAGCCCGGCATGGAAGTGATAGATACAAAAAACTTGCTGGGCCAGAGCGACCTTACTAAACCGCGTGTGGAAAAGGTTATCCACCATAGGACAGGCCCCATTAAAAGCCTGCTCGTTCGTAAGGGGCTGATTTTCAAGAAAAAGGTCGAGTTACCGGCTGACCTTATCGAGATTGAGAAGGTTGAAGAGAAATTGGAGCAGGGGAGAGAGCCGGGGGAAGTCGTGATTGAAATGACTCCACAGGCTGAAGAGGTACTCGCGGAGCAGGGCCTGGATATTCCTGCTAATGAACCGGAGCCATCCCAACCTGCTGAAACCGGAACCGGAGCAGTGGAAGAGCCGGAAAAGATTACGGTTCGCCCGCGCTTTTTGCAGATGCTGCGCGCAATCGGCCCTGGTTTTCTGATGGGTATGTCGGGCAACGATGCTACCGCCATCACCACTTACGCCATCGATGGAGCGACAACTGGCTTTGGCCATCTCTGGCTCATGGTGCTGACCACCCCTATGTACCAGGCGGTCGAATATACCTGCGCTAAAATTGGCCGCGTGACAAAAATGGGGCTGGACGATGTCCTGCGGACGCATTATAGCCATTGGGCGGCTATCTTTGCAGCGGTTGTCCTCATTATCGCCAATGTCGCGCTGATCGCCGGAAACCTGGTGGCTATCGGCAGCGGCCTGCAACTGATTACCGGTGTCAACTGGGCCTGGTTTGTGATTCCGGTAGCCGTGATCCTGTGGTACATTACGGTCTTTAGCAATTTCAATATGATCAAGAAAATCTTTATCGTTATGAGTGCGGCCTTTATGACGTACATCATTACGGCTTTCATTTCGGGAGCCGACTGGAGAGCGGCGCTCATCAACTCGTTTGTGCCGCATTTGAGTTTTGACTTCAACGGTATCAGCGCAGCGCTGGCCCTGCTGGGCGCGACGATTTCTCCCTATAGCATGTACTGGCAGACGAGTTCAGAGGCAGAGGAGAAACGCACAGGGACGATTACACAACAATTGCGTAGCGCGACGACTGACGTTGCCAGCGGCACTATCGGCGGCAACCTGGTCTCGTATTTCGTCATTATCACCACCGCCTCAACCCTTTTCGTTCACCGCCAGTCCATTCAGACAGCGGCGGATGCAGCCAACGCCCTGGGTCCGCTGGTCGGTCCTTTCGCCAGGTATCTCTTTGCCATTGGACTAATCGGCTCTGGCCTGATCGCTATTCCGGTCATAGCTGCCAGCACCGCCGATGCCGTGGCCGATACCTTTGGCTGGCCCGCCGGACTGACCGACCAGCCCTGGCAGGCCGAAGGCTTTTACCTGGTGCTGAGTTTTTCACTGCTGGCCAGCCTGGTGCTGGCGCTGCTGCGTATCGACCCCATCAAGCTCATCTTCTACGCCAATATCCTTGTAGCCGTCCTCGCGCCAATCCTGGTCATCTACCTCATGATCATCGCCAATACGCGCAAGATTATGGGTATGCACAGGGTTGGCTGGCTCACCAACTTCTTCCTGGGTCTGACCGCGCTGGTGCTGATTGCCGGTTCTCTTCTCTTCTTCATCGCGCTGTTTAGCGGCCAGGGAGGAAGTTGA
- a CDS encoding TIGR04255 family protein: MGKKYKNPPLIEALCEFYFAPVAEDFDSLVNLFYEKIQANFPKKYRLQLQASQINVDNAGTPQIIEQLLPLVRFESATEQSLVQIGQNLLTINQLRPYTSWEEFSSLIEMSFNAYQEVAKPKAIHRIALRYINRIEFASNRIRLEDYFEFRPFTGQKILQDLSAFTLNIQLPREEARDILSIQLASIDSGSPNSVAMMLDLTYTWTKLEDTKVDSFIEWLATAHNHIENAFEACISDQLRNLFEEVKKC, from the coding sequence ATGGGAAAAAAATATAAGAATCCTCCACTCATTGAAGCTCTGTGCGAGTTTTATTTTGCTCCGGTGGCCGAAGATTTTGATAGCCTGGTAAATCTTTTCTATGAGAAAATACAGGCTAACTTCCCTAAAAAATACCGGTTACAACTTCAGGCCTCCCAGATCAACGTTGATAATGCGGGCACTCCCCAGATTATCGAGCAGCTACTTCCCTTAGTGCGCTTTGAAAGCGCTACCGAACAATCGCTCGTTCAAATAGGTCAAAATCTGTTAACTATCAACCAATTAAGGCCATATACTTCATGGGAAGAGTTCTCTTCATTAATTGAAATGAGTTTTAATGCATATCAAGAAGTTGCAAAGCCGAAGGCCATTCATCGTATTGCCTTACGTTATATTAACCGCATTGAATTCGCCAGCAATCGCATTCGCTTAGAAGATTATTTTGAATTTCGGCCCTTTACAGGGCAAAAAATACTCCAGGATCTTTCCGCATTTACCCTAAATATTCAGTTACCACGTGAAGAGGCAAGAGATATTTTGAGTATCCAATTGGCAAGTATTGATAGTGGGTCTCCAAATAGCGTTGCTATGATGCTCGATCTCACCTACACCTGGACAAAGTTAGAAGATACTAAAGTTGATAGCTTCATTGAATGGTTGGCTACCGCGCATAATCATATTGAAAACGCTTTTGAAGCCTGTATTAGTGACCAACTGAGGAACCTGTTCGAGGAGGTAAAGAAATGCTAG
- a CDS encoding NAD(P)/FAD-dependent oxidoreductase, giving the protein MEYAILGGGALGLGAAYRLTQAGHSVMVFEQEPIAGGLAAGFRVGDTWLEKFYHHLFRTDTTIIKLIQELGLGDRLEWSHPRTVCLIDGKFQQLDSPMTLLKFSPLRIDERVRVAAVAAFLKLSGSGIFEGKTAEPWLARWMGKRPYEMVFQPLFQAKFGAMHDQVALPWFWARFHDRTTYLGYLRGGFQLLYERLVERIGEAGGKVLLGTRVEKAAPRDDGRWEITTGKGSWTVDRVISTLPTRLTCRLIPALPDDYRQRYDWGQAYGAQCLILALTHQLTDSYWINPCDPGSPFTSLVEHTNYRPPSEYGGRHLIYLGNYRPMDDPLFSMSKEQIIDEFLPYLKRLNPACSNEWVSESWLFQAPFAQPIVTTDYREHIPPLRTPLQGLWVANMFQVYPHDRGQNYSFALADRLVRELGG; this is encoded by the coding sequence ATGGAATATGCCATCCTTGGAGGAGGCGCGTTGGGCTTAGGGGCAGCGTATCGCTTGACTCAGGCCGGCCATTCGGTCATGGTCTTTGAACAGGAACCCATCGCGGGTGGCCTGGCCGCGGGCTTTCGCGTCGGCGACACCTGGCTGGAGAAATTTTATCATCACCTGTTTCGCACCGATACCACCATCATCAAACTGATCCAGGAACTCGGCCTCGGCGACCGCCTCGAATGGTCTCACCCACGCACCGTCTGCCTCATCGATGGCAAATTCCAACAACTGGATTCGCCAATGACGCTGCTCAAATTTTCCCCTCTCAGAATCGATGAGCGCGTCCGCGTGGCCGCCGTAGCCGCCTTTCTCAAATTGAGTGGCTCAGGTATATTCGAGGGCAAAACGGCGGAGCCATGGCTCGCACGCTGGATGGGCAAACGCCCCTATGAAATGGTCTTTCAGCCCCTCTTTCAGGCCAAGTTCGGCGCCATGCATGACCAGGTTGCGCTCCCCTGGTTCTGGGCGCGTTTCCACGACCGCACAACCTACCTGGGCTACCTGCGCGGCGGCTTCCAGTTGCTTTACGAACGACTCGTAGAGCGTATCGGCGAGGCCGGAGGAAAAGTGTTGCTCGGCACGCGCGTGGAAAAGGCCGCGCCGCGCGACGACGGGCGCTGGGAGATCACAACCGGCAAGGGAAGCTGGACGGTTGATCGCGTCATCTCCACGCTGCCAACGCGCCTGACCTGCCGCCTCATCCCGGCCCTGCCAGATGATTATCGCCAGCGTTATGACTGGGGCCAGGCCTATGGCGCGCAATGCCTCATCCTCGCGCTCACTCACCAGCTGACGGATAGCTACTGGATCAATCCCTGCGATCCCGGCTCTCCTTTCACCAGCCTGGTCGAGCATACGAACTACCGCCCGCCCTCCGAATATGGAGGGCGCCACCTCATCTACCTGGGCAACTACCGCCCCATGGACGACCCACTCTTCAGCATGAGCAAGGAGCAGATCATCGACGAGTTCTTGCCCTACCTCAAACGCCTCAACCCGGCTTGTAGCAACGAATGGGTTTCGGAAAGCTGGCTCTTCCAGGCCCCATTCGCCCAGCCGATTGTGACGACTGATTACCGCGAGCACATCCCCCCGCTGCGCACGCCTTTGCAGGGCCTGTGGGTCGCCAATATGTTTCAGGTCTACCCACATGATCGCGGCCAGAACTATTCCTTCGCGCTGGCGGACAGGCTCGTGCGGGAACTGGGAGGGTAA
- a CDS encoding IPT/TIG domain-containing protein translates to MHHLRLRAVVLLSACLLMLLLASAPSALASSFQSDRAASCPSITSFSPTSGAPGTSVVLTGCGLTGTTSVTFHGVVASFVVNSDTQITAMVPVGATSGVIAVYTPTKTVKSPGKFIVLKTSASITLSPTAGPPTSSITVTGSGFSKNKAVDVYFDTSDEALAGTDGQGAFSITITVPADAVPGTHTVSAVQRYTGLTAQASFLVQTNWDEFGYNLQHSGTNPYENVLNPSNVSSMLLDWTAPTTYEIFSSPAVANGMLYDASEDGKLYAYTLPLQDRVQPPARPNPSRLYPNLNLPLSH, encoded by the coding sequence ATGCATCACCTCCGCCTGCGTGCTGTTGTCCTGCTGAGTGCGTGCTTGCTCATGCTGCTGCTCGCCTCTGCTCCCAGCGCGCTCGCCAGCAGCTTTCAAAGCGACCGTGCGGCAAGTTGCCCTTCGATTACCAGCTTCAGCCCCACCAGTGGAGCGCCCGGAACCAGCGTCGTGCTGACCGGTTGTGGCTTGACCGGCACGACCAGCGTTACCTTTCACGGCGTTGTGGCCAGTTTCGTCGTCAATTCGGACACCCAGATCACGGCCATGGTGCCCGTTGGGGCCACCAGCGGCGTGATCGCCGTTTACACCCCAACGAAGACCGTCAAGAGTCCTGGCAAGTTCATCGTGCTCAAGACCTCGGCCTCGATCACGCTTTCGCCGACCGCCGGGCCGCCGACCAGTTCGATCACCGTGACCGGTAGTGGCTTCAGCAAGAATAAGGCGGTCGATGTCTACTTCGACACCTCTGACGAAGCGCTAGCGGGGACCGACGGCCAGGGGGCGTTCTCCATCACCATCACCGTGCCGGCTGATGCCGTACCCGGCACGCACACGGTGAGCGCGGTGCAGCGCTACACGGGACTCACGGCCCAGGCCTCGTTCCTGGTGCAGACCAACTGGGACGAGTTCGGCTACAACCTCCAGCACAGCGGCACCAATCCTTACGAGAACGTCCTCAACCCCTCCAACGTCTCCAGCATGCTGCTCGATTGGACTGCCCCGACCACCTATGAGATATTCTCCTCACCGGCGGTGGCCAATGGGATGCTGTATGACGCTTCCGAGGACGGCAAGCTGTATGCCTATACCTTACCGCTCCAGGATCGGGTGCAGCCGCCGGCGCGGCCCAATCCGTCCCGGTTGTATCCCAACCTCAACCTGCCGCTCTCGCATTGA